Part of the Arthrobacter globiformis genome is shown below.
TCCCCTGGGGTCAGCCAACGGATCCGCGGCCGGCGGCGTTGGAGCAGCCACGGATTTGTCCTGAACCTACTCCCTGCCGGCCGGAGAAATCAATGGACTATTCGGAGCGGAGTCCGGCGAGGGTGCGCTCCGCCGCCTCGGTCAGCTCCCGGACGCCCGGGCCGGCCTTGAGGATGTCCCGGCTGGAGGTTCCCAGGACCTGGTGATAGGCGGCGCCGAAGGTCTTCCGCAGGTCTGCCGGCGTGGCCCCCTGCGCGCCCAGCCCCGGTGCGAGGATCGGCCCGCGGACGGCCTCCAGGTCAAGCTGCAGGTCCGCCAGTGCCGTGCCCACAGTGGCTCCCACCACGAGGCCCACCGAGCCGAGCGCTCCGGAGTACCGTTCGTTCTCCCCCGCGGCGGCCTGGACAATCCGTCGTGCCACGGAATCGCTTCCGCCCACGTGCTGCACCGAGGCGCCCTCCGGGTTGGAGGTCAGCGCCAGGACAAACACGCCCCGGCCGTGTTCGGCGGCGAGGTCCAGGGCCGGCCGGAGCGACTCGAAACCCAGGTAGGGGCTCAGCGTCACGGAATCCGCGGCGAGGGCAGAGCCGTCACGGAGCCACGCGTCGGCGTACGCGGCCATGGTGGAGCCGATATCGCCGCGCTTCGCGTCGGCGATGGTCAGCACGCCCTCGTCCCGGGCGGTGGCGAGAACCTCTTCGAGGACTGCCATTCCGGCCGAGCCGTGCCGTTCGTACAGCGCCACCTGCGGCTTGACCGCGGCAGCGAGCGAAGCCACGGCCTCCAGGGCGGTGAGCGAAAAGCGCCTCAGGCCGGCGACGTCGTCGTTCAGGCTCCAACTGGCCAGAAGCGCAGGGTGGGGATCAATCCCGACGCACAGCGGACCGCGGTCCGCCATGGCCCGGCCCAGCCGGGAACCGAACGGCTCCCGGCCGGCGCCTGCGGCAGTGTTCCCTGCCTCAGGCATTCTGCGCTGCCGGACTCTGCGCAGCTGCCTTCTGCAGGGCGGCCTCCTTCGAGGCAATAAGGGCTGCGGCGTGCTCCTGCAGGCTGGTCACGGACCAGGCGTAGGTGCGCAGTGCCTCGATGGCCTGGACGGCGGCGTTGAACTCGGCCACCGTGGTGATGCAGGGGATGCCGATGGACGTGGCGGCGGCACGGAGTTCGTACCCGTCGCTGCGGGCCTCGCCGCCGGACGGGGTGTTGAACACCATGTCGATTTCGCCGGCGATCACGAGGTCGGCGATGGTGCCTTCACCCTCCGCGCTGCTGCCCTCGGCCACCTTGCGCACGGGAGTGGCCTGGATGCCGTTGCGGCGAAGGACGTCGGCGGTGCCGCCAGTTGAGACGATCTCGAAGCCGAGGTCTGAGAGGCGCTTGACGCCCATGATCACCGAACGCTTGTCGCGGTTGGCCACGGAGACGAAGATCTTGCCTTCGGTGGGCAGTGCGTTGTTGGCGGCTGCCTGGCTCTTGGCGAAGGCGGTGTCGAAGTGCTTGTCGATGCCCATGACCTCGCCGGTGGAACGCATCTCCGGGCCAAGCAATGAGTCCACTACCTTGCCCTCGAGCGTGCGGAAGCGGCTGAACGGCAGGACGGCTTCCTTGACCGAGACAGGGGCGTCAAGCGGCAGCGTGGATCCGTCACCGGTTTCCGGCAGCATCTTGTAGGCGCTGCGCAGCTGGTTGATGGTGACGCCGGTGCCGATCAAGGCCGCGGCCTTGGCCATCTGGACGCCGGTGGCCTTGGACACGAACGGCACGGTCCGGGAAGCGCGGGGGTTGGCTTCCAGGACGTACAGGACGTCCGACGCCAGCGCGAACTGGATGTTGATGAGGCCGCGGACGCCCACACCTTCGGCAATGGCACGGGTGGCGGTGCGCACCCGGTCCAGGACGTTGCTACCCAGTGTGATGGGAGGCAGGACGCAGGCGGAGTCGCCGGAGTGGATGCCGGCCTCCTCGATGTGCTCCATGATGCCGCCCAGGTACATGTCGGTGCCGTCGAAGAGGGCGTCAACGTCGATTTCGACGGCGTCCTCCAGGAAGCGGTCGATCAGCACCGGGTGGTCCGGGGTAATTTCGGTTGCGTTGGCGATGTAGCGGGACAGGTTGGGCTCGTCGTAGACGATTTCCATGCCGCGGCCGCCCAGGACGTAGGACGGGCGGACCAGCACCGGGTAGCCGATCTCGTCCGCGATCTTCTTGGCATCCTCGAAGGAGACGGCGGTGCCGTTCTTCGGCGATACCAGTCCGGCCTTGTCCAGCACCCGGGAGAAAGCGCCGCGGTGCTCGGCGAGGTCGATCGCCTCGGGCGAGGTGCCCAGGATGGGCACGCCGGCGTCGGCCAGCTGCTGGGCCAGCTTCAGCGGGGTCTGCCCGCCGAGCTGCACGAAGACACCCATCACGCCGCCCGTGCGTTCCTCGGCCGCGATGACCTCCAGGACGTCCTCGAGGGTCAGCGGCTCGAAGTACAGCCGGGTGGAGATGTCGTAGTCAGTGGAGACGGTTTCCGGGTTGCAGTTAACCATGACGGTCTCGTAGCCGGCCTTGCGCAGCGCCATGGAGGCGTGGACGCAGGAGTAGTCGAACTCGATGCCCTGGCCGATGCGGTTGGGCCCGGAGCCGAGGATGAGGATGGACGGCTTGGAGTGCAGCGCAACCTCGTCCTCCTCGTCGTAGGCCGAGTAGTGGTACGGCGTGTAAGCGGCGAACTCGGCGGCGCAGGTGTCCACGGTCTTGTAAACGGGGCGGATGCCGAGAGCCTGGCGGACGCCGCGGACCACTGCCTCGGAGTTGTGCGTGAGTGCACCGATCTGCTCGTCGGAGAAGCCGTGGCGCTTGGCGTTGCGGAGCATGTCCTGCGTGAGGGCACCGGAGCGGCGGATCTCCTGGGAGGTCTCGTTGAGCAGCTGCAGCTGGTCAAGGAACCAGGGGTCGATCTTGGTGGCCTCGAAGAGTTCCTCCACGCTGGCGCCGCCGAGCAGGGCGCGCTGCACCTGGTGCAGGCGTTCCGTCGTGGGGCGCTTGGCCTTCTCGATGAGCTCCGGCACTTCCCATTCGGGGACGGAGCTGAAGTCCAGCTGCGAGCCCTTCTGCTCGAGGGAGCGCAGGGCCTTCTGGAGGGCTTCGGTGAAGTTGCGGCCCATGGCCATGGCCTCACCCACCGACTTCATGGTGGTGGTGAGGGTGTTGTCGGCAGCCGGGAACTTCTCGAACGCGAACCGCGGGACCTTGACCACCACGTAGTCGAGCGTGGGCTCGAAGGAGGCGGGGGTCTTCTGCGTGATGTCGTTCGGGATCTCGTCCAGGGTGTAGCCGAGCGAGAGCTTGGTGGCGATCTTGGCGATGGCGAAGCCCGTGGCCTTGGACGCCAGCGCCGAGGAGCGGGACACGCGCGGGTTCATTTCGATGACCACCACGCGGCCGGTCGCCGGGTCAATCGCGAACTGGATGTTGCAGCCGCCGGTGTCCACGCCGACTTCACGGATGACAGCGATGGAGATGTCGCGGAGCCGCTGGTATTCGCGGTCCGTGAGGGTCAGTGCCGGGGCCACGGTAATGGAGTCGCCGGTGTGCACGCCCACGGGATCGAAGTTCTCGATGGAACAGACGACAACCACGTTGTCGTTCTTGTCCCGCATCATTTCGAGCTCGTATTCCTTCCAGCCCAGGATGCTCTCTTCGAGCAGCACCTCGCTGGTGGGGCTGTACTGCAGGCCCTGGCCGACGATCCGGCGCAGGTCATCCTCGTTGTACGCCAGGCCGGAACCGAGGCCGCCCATGGTGAAGGAGGGGCGGACCACCATGGGGTAGCCGAGGTCGTCGGCTGCCTTCAGTGCCTCGTCCATGCTGTGGATGATGTGGCTGCGGGCGGATTCCGCGCCGCAGCGCTCCACCACGCCCTTGAACTTCTCGCGGTCCTCGCCGAGCTCGATCGCGGCGATGTTCGCGCCGATCAGTTCCACGTTGTACTTCTCCAGCACACCGTTCTTGTCCAGCGCGATGGCGGTGTTCAGCGCCGTCTGGCCGCCCAGGGTGGGCAGCACCGCGTCCGGGCGCTCCTTGGCGATAATCTTCTCCACCACCTCGGGGGTGATGGGCTCGATGTAGGTGGCGTCGGCGAACTCCGGGTCGGTCATGATGGTGGCCGGGTTGGAGTTGACGAGGATGACCCGCAGGCCTTCCTCCTTGAGGACGCGAAGGGCCTGCGTGCCGGAGTAGTCGAATTCAGCGGCCTGGCCGATGACGATCGGGCCGGAACCGATGACCAGGACGCTCTTAAGGTCAGTTCTCTTGGGCATTACTTCTTGTCCTCAGTCTTGTTGTCAGTCGTGTTCGGCCCGGCCGGGTTCTGCTGGGCCTCTGCGGGGTGCTGGGCGTCCACGGGATCCTTGGACAGGTTCGCGGTGCGGCCGTCCCGGGTGCCTTCCATCAGCTCGATGA
Proteins encoded:
- the pyrF gene encoding orotidine-5'-phosphate decarboxylase, whose protein sequence is MPEAGNTAAGAGREPFGSRLGRAMADRGPLCVGIDPHPALLASWSLNDDVAGLRRFSLTALEAVASLAAAVKPQVALYERHGSAGMAVLEEVLATARDEGVLTIADAKRGDIGSTMAAYADAWLRDGSALAADSVTLSPYLGFESLRPALDLAAEHGRGVFVLALTSNPEGASVQHVGGSDSVARRIVQAAAGENERYSGALGSVGLVVGATVGTALADLQLDLEAVRGPILAPGLGAQGATPADLRKTFGAAYHQVLGTSSRDILKAGPGVRELTEAAERTLAGLRSE
- the carB gene encoding carbamoyl-phosphate synthase large subunit, coding for MPKRTDLKSVLVIGSGPIVIGQAAEFDYSGTQALRVLKEEGLRVILVNSNPATIMTDPEFADATYIEPITPEVVEKIIAKERPDAVLPTLGGQTALNTAIALDKNGVLEKYNVELIGANIAAIELGEDREKFKGVVERCGAESARSHIIHSMDEALKAADDLGYPMVVRPSFTMGGLGSGLAYNEDDLRRIVGQGLQYSPTSEVLLEESILGWKEYELEMMRDKNDNVVVVCSIENFDPVGVHTGDSITVAPALTLTDREYQRLRDISIAVIREVGVDTGGCNIQFAIDPATGRVVVIEMNPRVSRSSALASKATGFAIAKIATKLSLGYTLDEIPNDITQKTPASFEPTLDYVVVKVPRFAFEKFPAADNTLTTTMKSVGEAMAMGRNFTEALQKALRSLEQKGSQLDFSSVPEWEVPELIEKAKRPTTERLHQVQRALLGGASVEELFEATKIDPWFLDQLQLLNETSQEIRRSGALTQDMLRNAKRHGFSDEQIGALTHNSEAVVRGVRQALGIRPVYKTVDTCAAEFAAYTPYHYSAYDEEDEVALHSKPSILILGSGPNRIGQGIEFDYSCVHASMALRKAGYETVMVNCNPETVSTDYDISTRLYFEPLTLEDVLEVIAAEERTGGVMGVFVQLGGQTPLKLAQQLADAGVPILGTSPEAIDLAEHRGAFSRVLDKAGLVSPKNGTAVSFEDAKKIADEIGYPVLVRPSYVLGGRGMEIVYDEPNLSRYIANATEITPDHPVLIDRFLEDAVEIDVDALFDGTDMYLGGIMEHIEEAGIHSGDSACVLPPITLGSNVLDRVRTATRAIAEGVGVRGLINIQFALASDVLYVLEANPRASRTVPFVSKATGVQMAKAAALIGTGVTINQLRSAYKMLPETGDGSTLPLDAPVSVKEAVLPFSRFRTLEGKVVDSLLGPEMRSTGEVMGIDKHFDTAFAKSQAAANNALPTEGKIFVSVANRDKRSVIMGVKRLSDLGFEIVSTGGTADVLRRNGIQATPVRKVAEGSSAEGEGTIADLVIAGEIDMVFNTPSGGEARSDGYELRAAATSIGIPCITTVAEFNAAVQAIEALRTYAWSVTSLQEHAAALIASKEAALQKAAAQSPAAQNA